Proteins found in one Magnolia sinica isolate HGM2019 chromosome 5, MsV1, whole genome shotgun sequence genomic segment:
- the LOC131245831 gene encoding probable serine/threonine-protein kinase PBL26 isoform X1, translated as MNFRNERVVPLDSRMDSQVFTFQELALATANFRPEFILGRRNSEVFKGQLEIDGPFVAIKRVNGNREFLVEVLMLSLVRHPNLVNLIGYCADGDQRLLVYEYMPLGSLEDHLFDVAPDQRPLDWYTRMKIAVGVAKGLEYLQIKVNPSIIHRNLKPSVVLLDEQFNPKLSGFGLAKLGPIGNRLHVSARVVGTDGYCAPEYASTGLLTSMADVYSFGVVLLELITGKRVIDTMRPADERCLLTWANSILKDPKRFPELADPLLRGEFPESCLNQAVTIAAMCVQEESTARPSITEIVASLSLLSNPISNDD; from the exons ATGAATTTCAGGAACGAG AGAGTTGTCCCCCTCGATTCAAGGATGGATTCACAAGTCTTCACTTTTCAAGAACTTGCACTAGCTACCGCGAATTTTCGGCCTGAATTTATATTAGGCAGGAGAAATTCTGAAGTTTTTAAGGGACAACTCGAGATTGATGGCCCG TTTGTGGCGATTAAACGAGTCAATGGAAACAGAGAATTCTTGGTTGAGGTTTTGATGCTAAGCCTTGTTCGCCATCCGAATCTGGTCAATTTGATTGGCTATTGTGCCGACGGTGATCAACGGCTTTTGGTGTATGAGTACATGCCTTTGGGATCTCTGGAAGACCATTTGTTCG ATGTTGCGCCAGATCAGAGACCATTAGACTGGTACACTAGGATGAAAATAGCTGTAGGTGTCGCTAAAGGCTTGGAGTATTTGCAAATCAAGGTCAACCCGTCTATTATTCATCGGAATCTGAAACCATCTGTTGTGTTACTCGATGAACAATTCAATCCAAAACTCTCAGGTTTTGGGCTTGCTAAGTTAGGTCCAATTGGGAATAGATTGCATGTTTCCGCAAGAGTAGTGGGGACCGACGGCTATTGTGCTCCAGAGTATGCAAGCACAGGTCTCCTTACATCAATGGCAGATGTGTACAGCTTTGGAGTTGTTTTGTTAGAGCTAATCACAGGGAAGAGAGTCATCGATACTATGCGGCCCGCTGACGAACGTTGTCTTCTTACTTGG GCTAACTCCATTCTCAAAGACCCAAAGAGGTTCCCAGAGTTGGCTGATCCACTCCTTCGAGGGGAATTCCCAGAGAGTTGTCTAAATCAAGCAGTCACCATTGCCGCCATGTGTGTCCAAGAGGAATCCACAGCCCGTCCCTCAATCACCGAGATTGTTGCCTCACTTAGCTTGCTTTCAAATCCAATCAGCAATGACGATTAG
- the LOC131245831 gene encoding probable serine/threonine-protein kinase PBL26 isoform X2 — protein MDSQVFTFQELALATANFRPEFILGRRNSEVFKGQLEIDGPFVAIKRVNGNREFLVEVLMLSLVRHPNLVNLIGYCADGDQRLLVYEYMPLGSLEDHLFDVAPDQRPLDWYTRMKIAVGVAKGLEYLQIKVNPSIIHRNLKPSVVLLDEQFNPKLSGFGLAKLGPIGNRLHVSARVVGTDGYCAPEYASTGLLTSMADVYSFGVVLLELITGKRVIDTMRPADERCLLTWANSILKDPKRFPELADPLLRGEFPESCLNQAVTIAAMCVQEESTARPSITEIVASLSLLSNPISNDD, from the exons ATGGATTCACAAGTCTTCACTTTTCAAGAACTTGCACTAGCTACCGCGAATTTTCGGCCTGAATTTATATTAGGCAGGAGAAATTCTGAAGTTTTTAAGGGACAACTCGAGATTGATGGCCCG TTTGTGGCGATTAAACGAGTCAATGGAAACAGAGAATTCTTGGTTGAGGTTTTGATGCTAAGCCTTGTTCGCCATCCGAATCTGGTCAATTTGATTGGCTATTGTGCCGACGGTGATCAACGGCTTTTGGTGTATGAGTACATGCCTTTGGGATCTCTGGAAGACCATTTGTTCG ATGTTGCGCCAGATCAGAGACCATTAGACTGGTACACTAGGATGAAAATAGCTGTAGGTGTCGCTAAAGGCTTGGAGTATTTGCAAATCAAGGTCAACCCGTCTATTATTCATCGGAATCTGAAACCATCTGTTGTGTTACTCGATGAACAATTCAATCCAAAACTCTCAGGTTTTGGGCTTGCTAAGTTAGGTCCAATTGGGAATAGATTGCATGTTTCCGCAAGAGTAGTGGGGACCGACGGCTATTGTGCTCCAGAGTATGCAAGCACAGGTCTCCTTACATCAATGGCAGATGTGTACAGCTTTGGAGTTGTTTTGTTAGAGCTAATCACAGGGAAGAGAGTCATCGATACTATGCGGCCCGCTGACGAACGTTGTCTTCTTACTTGG GCTAACTCCATTCTCAAAGACCCAAAGAGGTTCCCAGAGTTGGCTGATCCACTCCTTCGAGGGGAATTCCCAGAGAGTTGTCTAAATCAAGCAGTCACCATTGCCGCCATGTGTGTCCAAGAGGAATCCACAGCCCGTCCCTCAATCACCGAGATTGTTGCCTCACTTAGCTTGCTTTCAAATCCAATCAGCAATGACGATTAG
- the LOC131247001 gene encoding putative disease resistance RPP13-like protein 3 has product MLRTSSKPVFKIATLRGSGFVGCIKRYACIFSELIARHEVGSKIEWIKNKIRATSESRLNYGIENTGHVAGTSSSGLSLQEWRLTSPYFQEPNFVGFEDFEALVLRLIDDRQLLHRVVSVIGMGGLGKTTLTKKVYNTDSIKTHFESCAWISISQEYGERDLLQNVLNCHMVLSEEELKKASVIQLKHQISVYVQEKRYLMVLDDIWTNQAWDAVKDAFLDMNNGSRVMLTMRNKDLALHADARSPPHELPFLNNEESWDLFCRKTFSGQDNGCPQNLEHLGTEIVEKCHGLPLAIVVIGGLLSWKEGRKFPEDYKFQTKKLIRIRAAEGLLQQRGELTLEEVGEDYLKELIQRSIVQVAERSSSGGIKSCRIHHLLWDLSLSEAKEVCFLKFTVGLQILLKPELVDLQFTTET; this is encoded by the exons ATGCTGAGGACGTCATCGAAACCTGTCTTCAAGATAGCAACCTTAAGGGGAAGTGGATTTGTGGGCTGCATTAAAAGGTATGCTTGCATTTTCAGTGAGTTGATAGCTCGACATGAGGTGGGCTCGAAGATTGAATGGATAAAGAATAAAATCCGTGCCACCTCCGAAAGTAGGTTGAATTATGGAATTGAAAATACAGGCCACGTAGCGGGGACGAGCTCTTCAGGCCTCAGCCTCCAAGAATGGAGGCTCACTTCTCCTTATTTTCAAGAACCAAATTTTGTTGGTTTTGAGGACTTTGAGGCGTTGGTCTTGCGGTTGATCGATGACAGACAGCTGCTACATCGTGTTGTTTCTGTCATCGGAATGGGTGGTCTTGGTAAGACCACTCTTACCAAGAAAGTTTATAACACTGATAGTATTAAGACTCATTTTGAATCTTGTGCATGGATTTCTATATCACAAGAGTATGGTGAGAGAGATCTTCTGCAGAACGTCCTAAATTGCCATATGGTGCTATCAGAAGAGGAGCTCAAGAAAGCAAGCGTCATTCAGCTGAAACATCAAATTTCTGTGTATGTGCAAGAGAAGAGATACCTGATGGTATTAGATGATATATGGACAAACCAAGCATGGGATGCCGTCAAAGATGCTTTCCTGGACATGAATAATGGAAGTAGGGTCATGCTCACCATGCGcaacaaagacttagctttacaTGCAGATGCTCGAAGCCCGCCTCATGAACTGCCATTTCTAAACAATGAAGAGAGCTGGGATCTGTTTTGTAGGAAAACATTCTCAGGACAAGATAATGGTTGCCCTCAGAATTTGGAGCACTTGGGAACAGAGATCGTGGAAAAATGTCATGGTCTACCTCTTGCAATTGTAGTTATTGGGGGACTCTTATCGTGGAAAGAAGGGA GAAAATTTCCAGAGGACTACAAGTTCCAAACCAAGAAATTGATTCGAATAAGGGCTGCAGAAGGGTTACTTCAACAGAGAGGGGAGCTAACATTGGAAGAGGTTGGAGAGGATTATCTGAAGGAGTTGATTCAAAGAAGTATTGTTCAAGTTGCAGAAAGAAGTTCAAGCGGAGGTATTAAAAGTTGCCGCATCCACCATCTTTTGTGGGATCTCTCCCTATCAGAAGCCAAGGAAGTATGTTTCTTGAAGTTCACTGTGGGACTGCAAATCCTCCTGAAACCAGAGCTCGTCGACTTGCAATTCACCACAGAAACTTAA